The following coding sequences lie in one Rhea pennata isolate bPtePen1 chromosome 10, bPtePen1.pri, whole genome shotgun sequence genomic window:
- the COPS2 gene encoding COP9 signalosome complex subunit 2 isoform X1, producing the protein MSDMEDDFMCDDEEDYDLEYSEDSNSEPNVDLENQYYNSKALKEDDPKAALSSFQKVLELEGEKGEWGFKALKQMIKINFKLTNFPEMMNRYKQLLTYIRSAVTRNYSEKSINSILDYISTSKQNSDFLCQMDLLQEFYETTLEALKDAKNDRLWFKTNTKLGKLYLEREEYGKLQKILRQLHQSCQTDDGEDDLKKGTQLLEIYALEIQMYTAQKNNKKLKALYEQSLHIKSAIPHPLIMGVIRECGGKMHLREGEFEKAHTDFFEAFKNYDESGSPRRTTCLKYLVLANMLMKSGINPFDSQEAKPYKNDPEILAMTNLVSAYQNNDITEFEKILKTNHSNIMDDPFIREHIEELLRNIRTQVLIKLIKPYTRIHIPFISKELNIDVADVESLLVQCILDNTIHGRIDQVNQLLELDHQKRGGARYTALDKWTNQLNSLNQAVVSKLA; encoded by the exons ATGTCTGACATGGAGGATGATTTCATGTGCGATGATGAAGAGGACTACGACCTG GAATATTCTGAAGACAGTAATTCTGAACCAAATGTGGATCTGGAAAATCAATACTACAATTCCAAAGCTTTGAAGGAAGATGATCCCAAAGCGGCACTAAGCAGTTTTCAGAAG GTTTTAGAGCTTGAAGGTGAAAAAGGAGAATGGGGATTCAAAGCTCTGAAACAGatgattaaaataaactttaaattg acTAACTTTCCTGAAATGATGAACAGATATAAACAGCTATTGACCTACATACGGAGTGCAGTTACAAGGAATTACTCTGAAAAATCCATCAATTCTATTCTTGATTATATCTCTACTTCCAAGCAG aattctgattttttatGTCAGATGGATTTGCTTCAGGAATTCTATGAAACAACACTTGAAGCTCTGAAAGATGCTAAGAATGATAGATTGTGGTTTAAGACAAACACaaag ctTGGCAAATTATATTTAGAACGAGAAGAATATGGAAAGTTACAAAAGATTTTGCGCCAGCTGCATCAGTCATGCCAG ACTGATGATGGCGAAGATGATCTAAAAAAAGGTACTCAACTATTGGAAATCTATGCTTTGGAAATTCAAATGtatacagcacagaaaaataacaaaaagcttAAAGCACTATATGAACAGTCATTGCACATCAAGTCAGCCATTCCTCATCCACTGATCATGGGAGTTATCAGAG aatgtGGAGGCAAAATGCACTTAAGAGAAGGAGAGTTTGAAAAGGcacacactgatttttttgaagCGTTTAAGAATTATGATGAATCAGGGAGCCCCAGAAGAACAACTTGCTTAAAATACTTGGTCTTAGCAAACATGCTGATGAAATCTGGAATTAATCCATTTGACTCTCAGGAG GCTAAACCATACAAAAATGATCCAGAGATTCTAGCAATGACGAATTTAGTAAG tgcCTATCAGAACAATGACATCACTGAATTTGAGAAgattctgaaaacaaatcacAGCAACATCATGGACGATCCCTTCATAAGGGAGCATATTGAAG agCTTTTGCGAAACATCAGAACACAAGTgcttataaaattaattaagcCTTACACAAGAATAcatattccttttatttctaaG gagtTAAACATAGATGTAGCTGATGTGGAAAGCTTGCTTGTGCAGTGCATATTGGATAA CACTATACATGGCCGAATTGATCAAGTCAACCAGCTCCTTGAACTGGATCATCAGAAAAGAGGCGGTGCACGGTATACTGCATTAGATAAATGGACCAACCAACTAAATTCTCTCAACCAGGCTGTAGTCAGCAAGCTGGCCTaa
- the COPS2 gene encoding COP9 signalosome complex subunit 2 isoform X2 — protein sequence MSDMEDDFMCDDEEDYDLEYSEDSNSEPNVDLENQYYNSKALKEDDPKAALSSFQKVLELEGEKGEWGFKALKQMIKINFKLTNFPEMMNRYKQLLTYIRSAVTRNYSEKSINSILDYISTSKQMDLLQEFYETTLEALKDAKNDRLWFKTNTKLGKLYLEREEYGKLQKILRQLHQSCQTDDGEDDLKKGTQLLEIYALEIQMYTAQKNNKKLKALYEQSLHIKSAIPHPLIMGVIRECGGKMHLREGEFEKAHTDFFEAFKNYDESGSPRRTTCLKYLVLANMLMKSGINPFDSQEAKPYKNDPEILAMTNLVSAYQNNDITEFEKILKTNHSNIMDDPFIREHIEELLRNIRTQVLIKLIKPYTRIHIPFISKELNIDVADVESLLVQCILDNTIHGRIDQVNQLLELDHQKRGGARYTALDKWTNQLNSLNQAVVSKLA from the exons ATGTCTGACATGGAGGATGATTTCATGTGCGATGATGAAGAGGACTACGACCTG GAATATTCTGAAGACAGTAATTCTGAACCAAATGTGGATCTGGAAAATCAATACTACAATTCCAAAGCTTTGAAGGAAGATGATCCCAAAGCGGCACTAAGCAGTTTTCAGAAG GTTTTAGAGCTTGAAGGTGAAAAAGGAGAATGGGGATTCAAAGCTCTGAAACAGatgattaaaataaactttaaattg acTAACTTTCCTGAAATGATGAACAGATATAAACAGCTATTGACCTACATACGGAGTGCAGTTACAAGGAATTACTCTGAAAAATCCATCAATTCTATTCTTGATTATATCTCTACTTCCAAGCAG ATGGATTTGCTTCAGGAATTCTATGAAACAACACTTGAAGCTCTGAAAGATGCTAAGAATGATAGATTGTGGTTTAAGACAAACACaaag ctTGGCAAATTATATTTAGAACGAGAAGAATATGGAAAGTTACAAAAGATTTTGCGCCAGCTGCATCAGTCATGCCAG ACTGATGATGGCGAAGATGATCTAAAAAAAGGTACTCAACTATTGGAAATCTATGCTTTGGAAATTCAAATGtatacagcacagaaaaataacaaaaagcttAAAGCACTATATGAACAGTCATTGCACATCAAGTCAGCCATTCCTCATCCACTGATCATGGGAGTTATCAGAG aatgtGGAGGCAAAATGCACTTAAGAGAAGGAGAGTTTGAAAAGGcacacactgatttttttgaagCGTTTAAGAATTATGATGAATCAGGGAGCCCCAGAAGAACAACTTGCTTAAAATACTTGGTCTTAGCAAACATGCTGATGAAATCTGGAATTAATCCATTTGACTCTCAGGAG GCTAAACCATACAAAAATGATCCAGAGATTCTAGCAATGACGAATTTAGTAAG tgcCTATCAGAACAATGACATCACTGAATTTGAGAAgattctgaaaacaaatcacAGCAACATCATGGACGATCCCTTCATAAGGGAGCATATTGAAG agCTTTTGCGAAACATCAGAACACAAGTgcttataaaattaattaagcCTTACACAAGAATAcatattccttttatttctaaG gagtTAAACATAGATGTAGCTGATGTGGAAAGCTTGCTTGTGCAGTGCATATTGGATAA CACTATACATGGCCGAATTGATCAAGTCAACCAGCTCCTTGAACTGGATCATCAGAAAAGAGGCGGTGCACGGTATACTGCATTAGATAAATGGACCAACCAACTAAATTCTCTCAACCAGGCTGTAGTCAGCAAGCTGGCCTaa